The sequence GCATTTCCTTCATTCGAACACTGGCTGCGTGTTGTAACAGGAAAAATCTTTGGTGAGCGATGGTCGGTATTTTTACTCACCGACTATTATCTAAGAAAATTCAAAACAAAAGATATTACTTTGACCGAAAACATCTTGCAGTACACTCCAATGAATTTGGAAAATAGAGTTTACGTTAAACTTGGTTATGAAATAAACCAGTCGACGGAAATATTTTTCAAATCCGGTTACTTCAACGAGAGCCTTTATAAGAATAACTTGTCGATTAAAGGATGGAATGGGATGATTGGTGTGGAAGTTGGAGGGTAAAACAGAAATGGGAAGTAGGTGAATGTAAGTCGATTTGTTAAATCGACAAACCGTGGTTTAAAATATTGAATAATGAATCCGTCAACTGACGGACGAATGATGAACTCTGAATTATGAAGTGGAAGCCCTAATATCTATAAATAATTTTTGCCATTCCCGCCTCACTTCATTATATTTTAGGTGTAAAAAAATACACGCTTAAAAAATCTGTATTTGGCAATAACCTGCAGCTTGTTAGTAAGAATTTCAGAATCGATTATCAACGCGAACTTAACATTTCGCAGTATGAAGCCGTTACTTCTGTTAACGGTCCGCACCTTGTTATTGCCGGCGCTGGAACAGGCAAAACACGCATTATTGTATATCGTGTAACATATCTTGTAAATATAGATTTATTTTGTTATTCTATAAGTGAAGTGAATTTTAATTTAATCCAGCAACCTTAAATTTAAATACGAAAATAATATGGGCACAAAGCAGGACGTTCTAACAGAAATTTTCAAAGTGTGTAAACAAAGAAACGATTATGTTTTTGATAATGATTTAGTGAAAAAATATTGCAAAAAACATCACTTTGGTAATCCTTTTGATGTTACAAAACTTGATGATACTTCAAAATTTCCTGATATGTTAATTGATGAGGATTATTTTATAATTCATCTTGGGGGAGGTAAGCATAAATTTATAAAAGGCATAAAGAGTGGTTTTCACAAATTTGAAAATATAGAAGACAATTTTATTTTTGATTGGAAATATAGAAAAAGCCTACTGAATGAATTCGATTCAAGTGAATCGAATATTCTATCGATTGGAAGCAATCAAAGAATAATCCATGACTTTTTATACGATGATATTGTCGCGGGTCCAAAAGTTTATAATGCGAGACGAACCAAAATCAGTTTTAAATATAATTTTGGTAAAGAAGAAATCATCGCAACCAATTTACAAATGGAAATTGACTTAACTTTGGAATTAAATGGTATCATTACGATTTGTGAGGGCAAAAATGGTTTTCCTGAAAACTTTGCGATTTATCAACTATTTCACCCTTTTAAATATTTTAATGAGTTTAGAAAGCAAGAAAAACTTGATGTAAAATTAATTACTTGTTGTTATGTTTTAAGAAAAAAGGAAGATGGTAAATCTTATATTAGGTTATACAATTATACATTCGAAGATGAAACCAATATGAAATCGCTAAAATTATTAAAAAATGCTCAGTATAATCTAATCAAGAGATAGATATTTTTATGAATAACAATTCTAATATAAAACCGTTTTTAGATAATGTATACTTAAAGGACATTGTTAGCTTATTGAAGGAATTGCCTGATAAAAGTATTGACATGGTTCATGGCGATCCAGACTACAATGTAGGTATTAAATATGGGGATAAATCCTATACCAAAGGTTTTGATGAATATATAGAATGGTACATTTCGTTGGCAAAGGAATCGCTGAGGGTTTTAAAAGACGACGGCAATATGTTCTTAATAAATTATCCAAAACAAAATGCATATTTGAGAGTCAAATATCTAGATAAGGCTTGTTATGAGGTTCTAGATTATGCGTGGACTTACAACACAAATGTCGGGCATAGCCCCAAGAGATTTACTACCGCCCATCGAAGTATTTTGCATTGTAGAAAAACAAAAAACAATAAATTCTTTAAAGATAACGTTGCTGTTCCGTATCTCAATCCGACAGATAAACGCATATTAGGTAATATTGCCAATGGTTCGAAGGGAAGGATGCCTTATGACTGGTTTTACTTTGATTTGGTTAAAAATGTAAGCAAAGAAAAAACTTTTCATGCTTGCCAAATTCCACAAAAATTATCTGAGATGCTTATAAAGTCATGTACGATGCCAAATGATGCTGTATTAATTTTATTTGGTGGTAGCGGTTCTGAAATTGAAATATGTAAATTTTTAAATCGAAAATTTATCTCAGCAGAAATTGATAAGAAATATTATAATATGATTATCGATCGTTTGAACAAAGGCCGAATTGAAGAAAAATACCGCCTTCAGATAAGGAATAATGAGACGAAAGAAACAAAAGGACAACTTATACTTTTAGAAAAATCAATTTATAATGTAAAAAGGAAAATAAAGCATTGATTTTTTTTCTCTTTATTTTGATCATTTTGCCATTCCCGTCTCACTTCCTTATATTCAAAGTGTGAAAAAGTACACGCTTAAACAATCTGTCTTCGGCGATAACCTGCGGCTTGTTACAAAAAATTTCAGAATCGATTATCAACGCGAACTTAACATTTCGCAGTATGAAGCCGTTACTTCTGTTAATGGTCCGCATCTGGTAATTGCCGGGGCAGGCACGGGGAAAACTCGCACTATTGTATATCGGGTTGCATATCTTGTCGAGTTAGGAGTGAAGCCCCAAAACATTTTACTGCTCACGTTTACACGGAAGGCATCGCAAGAGATGCTTCGCCGCGCTGCGATGCTCTTAGATTCTCGCTGCGAAAGTGTTGCCGGCGGAACTTTCCACTCGTTTGCAAACAGTATCTTGCGAAAGTATGCACAACTCATCGACTATGAATCGTCCTTCACAATTCTTGACCAAGGTGACGCCGAAGATACCATAAATTTAATCCGTACGCGATTGCGACTCGATACACGCGAAATTCGCTTCCCGAGAAAAGAAACTTTATACGATATTCACAGCAAGTCTGTAAACACACTAACTCCGATACACGCTATTTTAGCGAAAGAGTATCCGCACTATTTGGAGATCGTAGAAGAAATACAAAGCTTAAGTTCAAAATACGAGGTTTATAAACAGCAGCACAACCTGATGGACTACGACGACTTACTCGTCAACCTTATTAAGCTTTTCAAAAAACGAGAAGATATTAGAAATTTAATTTCCACAAAATACAAATACATTATGGTGGATGAATATCAGGATACAAACCGGATTCAAGCTGAGATAATTCGACTTCTCGCAATGAAGCCGGATGGAACTTACAGCAACGAAAACATATTGGTAGTGGGCGACGATGCACAGTCGATTTATGCGTTTCGCGGTGCAACAATCAGGAACATACTCGAATTTCCCGAAACATTTCTGAAGTGTAAAATCATAACGCTCGAAGAAAATTACCGCAGCACACAGGCAATTTTAGATGTAGCGAATGAAATTTTAAACAGAGCGAAGGAGTGAAAACTTTGTTGAGCATAGAGCTACGAGCTTGGAGTGCGCAGAAGTTATTCTCTTGCGCAATCCTGGTGCTTTTGACACTTGCGGGTTGCAAACCTGTAAAAGAGGTTGTCGAAGACAGAGTTGAACTACCCCCGCCCCTAAAAACTCTCGAACCGGCAATTACAATTAACATCGCAAGTATCGACCTGTCGGATTATCCTACAAAAACAGCCAAAAAATCGGTGCAAAATTTAGCGACTGCATTAAAGGCGGCAGAGGTGCAAATCGTTACATTGCAATCAGTTACACGCTATCCTGAATTGAAAAACAGAGTCGATTTTATTTTTGAACTGCAAAAGGCAACTGAAATGTTTTTCAAATTTGGCGAAATACAAAACTATTCAGGCAGACAAACCGGTAATGCAATATTCAGCATTTATCCGTTCCGAGCTTCTGAAAATTCCGAGTTTAATAATTTTAAATCACTTAGCACTTCTTTAAATGCAACTATCGATGTAGGGGTTGCAAACTTGCTCGTATCGTCTCTAGCAATACCCGAAAAACTTTCGAGCAACGAGCAAAAATATTTTGTATCAGAATTAAATAAAATTCATAGTAACTTTAACTTGCCGCCTTTCATAATTACCGGAAACATAAACAGCATAAACCTCAAATTATTAAACGATGCTGATTACAATATAGACGGATTCGTAGCTCACCGGCAAACTGAAACACTCACACTGTTAGAAACGCATTCTATAGAAACCGAGTTTGGTAAAATAATGATTTGCAAATTCGGATTATTTAATAAAACAGTTACAACGAAATGAATCGGCATAAATACAAAAAAGTTTTATACTCGAAGAAACCAAGCGGATCGATGCCTCAACTTGTAATTGCCGATAACGAAAACGTTCAATCGAAGTTTGTTGTGCAAAAAATTCTTGAACTGCGAGAGGAAGGAATCCCCCTCGAAGAAATTGCGGTCTTATTTCGTTCGTCGTATCTCTCTTTCGATTTAGAAATCGAGCTAACCAAAGCGAACATTCCGTTTGTGAAATTCGGCGGTTTTAAATTTATCGAAACAGCACACATAAAAGATATGATAGCTTATCTTCGTGTTACAGAAAATCCAAAAGATGTAGTTGCCTGGAATCGTATTCTTCTTCTTATAGATGGAATTGGTCCGCGTAATGCTGAAAAAATTATTGATGGAATCTTGCATCATCAAAGCGACAAATTTTGGGTTGAGTATCATCAATATTCGGATAAGGTTCGCGAGCTGTTCGATTTATTAAAAACAATCGCTACTGATCTAAATACTCCCTCTGAAAAAGTCGACCGAATACAAGCTTATTACAATGGGATATTCAAAAAAGTGTACGACGACTGGCGGCGGCGTGAAAAAGATTTGGAAATGTTTTACGCTATTGCCGAGCGCTACAAAAACGTACCATCACTATTAACCGATTTAGCTCTTGAGCCACCCAACGAGAGTATATCTGACGTTGTTTCTCCGGGTAAAGAAAACGAACTGCTTACACTTTCAACTATCCATAGCGCTAAAGGATTGGAGTGGAAAGCGGTTTTCATTATTTACGCCCTCGACGGACGTTTTCCGAATTCGCGTGCAGTAGATGACCCCGAAGAGTTAGAAGAGGAACGGCGGCTGATGTATGTTGCTTGCACACGTGCGAAGGAACATTTGTTTATTGCCTATCCTATTAATATCTATGACCGTGATACCGGAACGGTTTTATCCAAGCCATCCCGCTTCTTAGAAGAATTGGGCGAAAATTTGCTGGATCAATGGGTAATTACTTCAGAAGAATAAGTGGCTTGTTATTATCATTTATTATTGTTAGATTAATACTGGTTTTTGATTGAGAGTGAGCTTCCATGATTATCGGTTAATGCTTTCGCAAGATTAAAAATAAACAATTAAATTAATTTACAAGGAGATACAAATGAATATTTACGTAGGCAATCTATCAAACGATGCCACAGACGATGATTTGCGCAAAGCCTTCGAAGCTTTTGGGCAGGTTTCAACAGCCTCTATAATTAAGGACAAGTTCAGCGGTGAATCAAGAGGATTCGCATTTGTTGAGATGCCAGAGAAGACTCAAGCACAAGCCGCAATTGAAGGCTTAAACGGCTCGACGCTAAAAAACAGGGCACTAAAAGTAAACGAAGCCCGTCCACGCGACGACAACCGCAAAGGTGGCGGTGGTGGTGGTAGAGACAGAAGAAGTGGTGGCGGTGGCGGTGGCGGTCGCCGATTCCGATAATCAAACGACACATTATACGATCATTCCGGGCATCAATCCTGCTTTTAGTTAGATGCGCGACTTATCTCTCTGCTTAATCATTCGTTTTGTTGATTTTGCAGAGAAAATTTTTCTGTACATTTTTCCTAATTAAGAAAGGACAATTATGAAATCGGAATCTTTTGCACTTAGCAAACCGATGGTGGCGCTTCTCGAAAAAAATGGGATCACCATTGCAACTCCAATTCAAAAAGAAATAATTCCAGCAATCATCAGCGGGCGCGATGTTATTGCGCAATCGGAGACAGGCTCTGGAAAAACTCTAAGTTTTGCTATTCCGCTAATTGAACAGTTAAATCGACGCGATGGACTTCGCGCCTTGATACTTGTTCCAACGCGTGAACTTTGCATGCAAATTGCAGGTGAGTTCATTAAGTTTTCAGCGGGCAACCATCTTGGCGTCATTCCTGTTTACGGAGGCGTGGCAATCAATAAACAAATCTCTAAAATTAAGACTGCTAACATCATAGTTGCGACACCGGGTAGATTGATAGATTTATTAGATCGCCGGGCACTAAAGCTTGACACCATTAAATATCTTGTATTCGATGAAGCTGACCGGATGCTCGACATGGGCTTCATACCCGATATAGAATATATTGTAAGGCAGATACCTGGCGAACGACAAACGATGTTGTTTAGTGCTACGATATCAAAAGAGATCGAGAAACTGAGCGCAGCCTATCTTCACAATCCCAAATACGTCCGGCTCGAATCTGTAGTTCAACCTTCGTTTCTTCGTCAAACATACTACCGCACCACAGCCGATAAAAAATTGGATTTACTCGTTACATTGTTGAAAAACGATCCCCATATAGCTTTAGTATTTTGCAACAGGAAACACATTACAACAAAGATTGCAAAAAAACTTTCAGCGGCGGGCATACAAGCACGATGTTTGCACGGCGATTTGACGCAGCCAAAACGCGACCGCGTAACTAATGAATTCCGACAAAAGAAATTTACAGTTTTAGTTGCAACCGACGTTGCTTCCCGCGGTCTGCACATCGAGGATATTTCACACGTTTATAATTTTGATATACCAAGGGATGTCGATTCATATACACACAGGATCGGGCGAACTGCCCGTGCAGGAAAAAAGGGAGAAGCTATATCTCTCGTTGCAACCGAAGAGGACAAAAAATTCTTCAAGCAAATCCTGTTTAATTATCACGGTACCATCACGCTGAAAGAACCAAGCGATATATCTAAAACAAAACGACCAAAGTTACACGAACCATCACCCGAAAAGTTACCCGAAAAATCGCACGAAGTCGCACCTAAGAAGAAAAAAAGAGAAGGCAGCGAATGGAAGAAAAAATGGGAACATCTTCTCGGAAGCTAAATCGCATTAATTGAAATTGTCAAAATTCGTATCAAATCGAGCATTATTAAAGAAAAAATTAGGAATAAAACTTTTTACTTGACTATTCTTAAATCTTTTTCTATATTCATTTAGAAATTTTGTGAAATAAAAAGGACTTAATATATCGTAATATTGTTAAAGGTTTAAAATTATAGTGTTCGTATAGACGACATATTCTATATATTTTTAAAAACAATAACCTTTAACAGAGTAACGATATGTTTAATCGTATCAAGCCGAATGTTGAAGGTATAACATTTGGTTTTTTAGTTTTATGAAAAGAAAATATAAAATAAAATTTCTAATAGGAATTGCACTCGCTGCATTTCATGTGTTTGCTTTTTCGATTTCTGCGGCAGAAAGTAATATCCGTATCGTCCAGTCCGATGCAAGAGGACTTACATTTGAATTTACACCCAATTTTCATCCAATATCAATTGTAGCAGGGGACTCGGAAACTTTCACAAGTATTACTTTCGACGGCGAAGGGACACTCTCAAGTGCAACTCCCGGCGAACCGTTGCTTAAATTCAGAAATATCCCGCTACGCCTTCCCGGACTTTCCAATCATTCTGTTGAAATATTGGAAACAGATTACGAAACTATACCGGACATCCTTCTGGCGCCCGTGCGTAATGTTTACAAAGATGAACAGGGGAATTATTTTTCAAAACTTATAAAAAATTTAACAGCTTATTCTGCAATAGATTTTTTACCTTCCGAGATCGTGAAGCTAACTGATATCGGCACAACACGCGGTGCGGCTTTAGGGAACATCCACATCTACCCGCTTCAATATAATCCAGCTGCAAAACAATTACGAAAATACACACGCCTAAAAATAAAAGTAACTTTTGGCTCATCGGAGTTGGCTGGAATTTCTCAGCCCGAAGATGAGTTGCTGAACGGCGTTGGTATCAATTACGAAACAGGCAAGCATTGGTACCTCACTCCACCATTCGCCAAGAAGCAAGCACAAACTAACAGCGTATTAGCTAACGGCACATGGTTTCGGTTTCCAATTAATGAGGATGGAATCTACAAACTGACAGGCACGCAGCTTAAATCAATCGGAGTTCCAGCAAATACAAACCCAAACACAATCAAAATTTTTAACAACGGCGGCAGCGAGCCGGCATTCGATCCGCTGGCATTTGTACAAGATGATCTGCTTGAGAATGCTCTCTTCGTTAATGATGTAGGCACACAAAATAATTTAGATGCTGATGATTACATCTTATTCTACGGAAAAGGAACAACCGGCTGGAAATATAATGCACCAACGAAAACTTTCTCACACTATATCAATCGCTTTGCGGTCGAAAATGTTTACTGGCTCACATTCGATGGAGCTGCGAGCAAAAAAATGTTAGAAACGGAATCGCTTAATGCAATTAATTTTTACCAACCCGTTTCTATACTCGGAAAAACTTTTCGTGAAGATGAAAAGACCAACATTTTAAACTCAGGTATGGAGTGGTTAGGGCAGCAGTTTAGCGTTAATGATTCGATAACTTATGTGGTTCCGCTGTCCGGATTAGACACACAAAGTCCGGTTTCGTATAAAATTCGTTTGGCAGCTCGAACTCACAATAGCTGGTCGTACTTCACTGCATCCGACCGGCAGCAAAATTTAGGCACCGTATCAATTGAAGGTACATACATCGGTAGCTACGGTTCTCCACAAGCAAAGTTTGCTACTCTAAACCGAACCCTGATGCCCAACATCGGCGATCCACGAAGCGAATTGAAGCTTAAATTTACAAGCGATAACCCTGCCGGTAGCGGGTATTTAGATTGGTTCGAGATCTTTTATCGACAAAATTTAAATTCACAAAACGATATATTTAATTTCCACACATACGATACAACTGCCGTGGTTAAATATGCGATCGGTGGTTTCAGCTCGAAAGATATAAAAGTTTTTGATGTATCGGATTTTGCAAATGTAAAAATTATCGCATCACCTTCGATAACACTAAATACTGTTTCGTTTCAAATCCAAGCACAGTTAGGAACTCCGAAAGAACTATTTGCAATCGGACAAAACGGTTATAAAACTCCCGGTAATTTCGTCAGGATGAACAATCAAAACATTCACGGCACTGTAACATCGGGTGATTCAATCCCATTTATAATAATTACACACAAAGATTTTAAGAATGCCGCGAACAGATTGAAGAACCACAGAGAAAAACTTGGCACTGACCGGCTTCAAACATTAGTGGTAGATGTAGAAGAATTGTACAACGAATTCGGCGGCGGACTTTCATCACCGATAGCGATCAGAAATTTCTTGAAGTATGCATACAATTCTATTCCTGCAAATTCATTGAAATATGTTCTTTTATTTGGCGATGGTGATTTCGACTATAAACGAATTACTACGACCGGTACAAATTGGATTCCCCCTTGGGAAACACCGGAATCTTATACGGATATTAATTCGTTTGCAACCGAAGATCGCTTTGCCATTTTTGATAACAGGCAGCGGATAGCTTTTGCAATCGGCAGATTAGCTGTCCGTTCAGCCTCAGAGGCAAATGTTGTAGTAGATAAAATTCTTGAATACGAAAACAACCCGGCATTAGATCCATGGAAGATGAGAATTACTTACGTTGCTGATGATGGACCTGCGGGACCGAGTGAAGATGATAGAACAATGCACACAACTCACGCAGAAGCTGTAGCGGCAACGACACCAAACTCGATTGAGAAACGGAAAATTTATATCGTCGAATATCCTACGGTTATTACATCTATCGGCCGAAGAAAACCAGTCGCTAATCAGGCAATTGTTTCTCAAATGAACGCAGGATCGCTGATTGTAAACTTCTCGGGACACGGTAATCCCCGTTTGTGGACTCACGAACAAGTATTTGTAAGAGAGACCGATTTTCCGCTTCTAAATAATAAAGGAAGATATTTTTATTTAGTTGCGGCGACTTGTAATTTTTCGGAATTCGATGGAGTTGGCGACCAAAGCGGCGGCGAGATTTTGGTGAATAAACCAAATTCAGGGGCGATTGGAGTTCTCGCAGCAACACGAGCTGTATATGCTTATCCGAACAGAGAATTAAATATCAAATTGTTTGAACAAACTTTTAAACTCGATTCATACGGCAATATAATCCCATCGCGGCTCGGCGACGGAATTTTCAGAGCAAAACAAATTCTTCCACGCGACGATAATCATGAAAAGTTTTTCTTGTTGGGCGACCCTTCAGTTCGGCTCGCTTTACCAAAAGCTCAAGGCAGCATCGATTCTATCAACAGCCAATTTGCAAATCAACGAATTGATTTAAACGCTCTGCAAAAAATTACTTTAAAAGGAACAATTCGGGAACCCGGTACTAATCTTCTCTCAAACTTTTCAGGCAAAGCACAAGTTGTGGTTTACGATGCTAATAAAAAAATAAATATTCCTGAATGGACAAATTTTAGTTACACAGCTTCGGGGTCAGTTATCTTCCGTGGCGAAAGTTCCATAAACAACGGTAAATTTAAAACCGAGTTTATTATTCCGAAAGATATCTCGTACGATACTCTCAACGGAAGAATAACACTTTATTTTTCGAATAATGAAACCGACGGTATGGGTTATACTGAAAACTTCAGAATAATCGGAACCGACACAACGGCGGTTACCGATAATGAAGGACCTAAAGTAGATATATTTTTTGATTCAAAATCGTTTAGACCAGGCGACATCGTTACCGAATCGCCGCTGTTGATTGTTGACTTGCAGGACGAGTCGGGAATTAACGCTTCGGGTTCGGGAATCGGACATCGAATTGAAGCATGGTTAAACGATCAATCCGAAAGCACCGATTTAACACCGTTTTACAAAAGCAACCTCGATACTTATCAGGAAGGTGTAGTTGAGTATAAATTCGAAAAACTTGCCGCCGGTTCGCACAAAATAAAAATTCGAGCTTGGGATATTTTTAACAACGCATCTTCGGGTGAAACTATTTTCGATGTTCTGGTCGGTCAAGGTTTAACAATTACCGATTTGTTTAACTACCCAAATCCATTTTCGGAGAGTACTGTATTCACATTTCACCAAAACCAAATTGTCCCGGTTGAAGTTGAGATCAAAATTTACTCGATAGCCGGCCGTCTGCTCGAATCTATTAAACGCTCCGGCAGCACTGATAATTTTATACGGATAGATTGGAATGGAAGAGATCGCGACGGCGACAAGTTAGCGAACGGAATTTATTTATATAAAGTAATTGTAAAAACACAGGACGGACGTTTTACAAGTGAGTCGATTGGGAAACTTAGCGTTCTTAGATAAAAAGAAAAATTGCTATTCACAAATAAAGATTTTAAATTTAATTACTAATATGTGTTACATTATTAAAGGAAACATCATGAAATCACAAACAATTAAGTATTTATTGGCAGTTGTTGTAGTTGTATTTGGATTGCTGCCAAACACGTCGTATTCACAAGGCGAATCTGCCGTGCCGTTTTTACTAATCGCTCCGAACTCGCGGGCTAGCGGCTTAGGCGAATCAGGAACAGGTATGGCTGACGATGCCTCGGCAATATTTTGGAACCCCGCTGGGCTTGCCTTTCAAACTGGTCAGGAACTGAGTATTACACACGCCAATTGGCTCCCTCAATTTGCAATGTCTGATTTATTTTATGAGTACTTGGGTTATAAAGGTTATTATGAGGAACTTGGTGGAACAATCGGTGCTAATATTATTTATTTAAACTTAGGTGAGTTTATTAAAACACTCTCAAGCGGACCTGAAGAAGTGGGACGATTTAAAGCTTATGAATTTGCCGTAACTGCCGGATACGCAACTAAAATTATGGAAAACTTAGGTGTTGGTGTAAATTTAAGGTTTATCAGAAGCGCCTTGTCGCCCTTCGGTACGGAAGAAGAAAAAGGAGCAGGTATCGCTAACACAGTAAGTTTCGACATTGCTACAATGTACAAACAGCCGATGATGGATGGTGAATTTTTATCAGAATTAAACATCGGTTTAAATCTCGCAAACTTAGGTCCTAAAGTTGTTTATATAGATGAAGCTCAAGCCGACCCGCTTCCTACAAACATACGTCTGGGTTTAGGGCTCAACGTTTATAAATCCGAATTCAACAATATGGTGGCAAACATTGACTTGCAACGAATATTGGTTCGTCGTCATAAGGATGGAACCTCGGATGAATCGTACAAAGCACTATTTTCGGCTTGGAGCGATGGAAGCAAACTTCGGAAAGTTACAATCGGCGCCGGCATAGAATATTGGTACGGTGCGCCAAAACTCGTTGCAATACGGTTTGGATATTTTTATGAAGACCCAAGCTTTGGAAACAGAAAATTCTTAACCTTCGGAGCAGGGATCAGATACGATATCTACGGCTTCGATTTCAGTTACTTATCGGCAATGGAAGAAAATCATCCACTGTCTGAAACTTTACGCTTCACTTTAATGATTAATTGGGGCGAAATTTAATAATACTTTTTTCTTATGAAGATAAAACTACTTGCGGCTTTTCTGCTAGCCGGAATTTTTACCG comes from Bacteroidota bacterium and encodes:
- a CDS encoding site-specific DNA-methyltransferase, which translates into the protein MNNNSNIKPFLDNVYLKDIVSLLKELPDKSIDMVHGDPDYNVGIKYGDKSYTKGFDEYIEWYISLAKESLRVLKDDGNMFLINYPKQNAYLRVKYLDKACYEVLDYAWTYNTNVGHSPKRFTTAHRSILHCRKTKNNKFFKDNVAVPYLNPTDKRILGNIANGSKGRMPYDWFYFDLVKNVSKEKTFHACQIPQKLSEMLIKSCTMPNDAVLILFGGSGSEIEICKFLNRKFISAEIDKKYYNMIIDRLNKGRIEEKYRLQIRNNETKETKGQLILLEKSIYNVKRKIKH
- a CDS encoding ATP-dependent helicase; this encodes MNRHKYKKVLYSKKPSGSMPQLVIADNENVQSKFVVQKILELREEGIPLEEIAVLFRSSYLSFDLEIELTKANIPFVKFGGFKFIETAHIKDMIAYLRVTENPKDVVAWNRILLLIDGIGPRNAEKIIDGILHHQSDKFWVEYHQYSDKVRELFDLLKTIATDLNTPSEKVDRIQAYYNGIFKKVYDDWRRREKDLEMFYAIAERYKNVPSLLTDLALEPPNESISDVVSPGKENELLTLSTIHSAKGLEWKAVFIIYALDGRFPNSRAVDDPEELEEERRLMYVACTRAKEHLFIAYPINIYDRDTGTVLSKPSRFLEELGENLLDQWVITSEE
- the porU gene encoding type IX secretion system sortase PorU, with protein sequence MKRKYKIKFLIGIALAAFHVFAFSISAAESNIRIVQSDARGLTFEFTPNFHPISIVAGDSETFTSITFDGEGTLSSATPGEPLLKFRNIPLRLPGLSNHSVEILETDYETIPDILLAPVRNVYKDEQGNYFSKLIKNLTAYSAIDFLPSEIVKLTDIGTTRGAALGNIHIYPLQYNPAAKQLRKYTRLKIKVTFGSSELAGISQPEDELLNGVGINYETGKHWYLTPPFAKKQAQTNSVLANGTWFRFPINEDGIYKLTGTQLKSIGVPANTNPNTIKIFNNGGSEPAFDPLAFVQDDLLENALFVNDVGTQNNLDADDYILFYGKGTTGWKYNAPTKTFSHYINRFAVENVYWLTFDGAASKKMLETESLNAINFYQPVSILGKTFREDEKTNILNSGMEWLGQQFSVNDSITYVVPLSGLDTQSPVSYKIRLAARTHNSWSYFTASDRQQNLGTVSIEGTYIGSYGSPQAKFATLNRTLMPNIGDPRSELKLKFTSDNPAGSGYLDWFEIFYRQNLNSQNDIFNFHTYDTTAVVKYAIGGFSSKDIKVFDVSDFANVKIIASPSITLNTVSFQIQAQLGTPKELFAIGQNGYKTPGNFVRMNNQNIHGTVTSGDSIPFIIITHKDFKNAANRLKNHREKLGTDRLQTLVVDVEELYNEFGGGLSSPIAIRNFLKYAYNSIPANSLKYVLLFGDGDFDYKRITTTGTNWIPPWETPESYTDINSFATEDRFAIFDNRQRIAFAIGRLAVRSASEANVVVDKILEYENNPALDPWKMRITYVADDGPAGPSEDDRTMHTTHAEAVAATTPNSIEKRKIYIVEYPTVITSIGRRKPVANQAIVSQMNAGSLIVNFSGHGNPRLWTHEQVFVRETDFPLLNNKGRYFYLVAATCNFSEFDGVGDQSGGEILVNKPNSGAIGVLAATRAVYAYPNRELNIKLFEQTFKLDSYGNIIPSRLGDGIFRAKQILPRDDNHEKFFLLGDPSVRLALPKAQGSIDSINSQFANQRIDLNALQKITLKGTIREPGTNLLSNFSGKAQVVVYDANKKINIPEWTNFSYTASGSVIFRGESSINNGKFKTEFIIPKDISYDTLNGRITLYFSNNETDGMGYTENFRIIGTDTTAVTDNEGPKVDIFFDSKSFRPGDIVTESPLLIVDLQDESGINASGSGIGHRIEAWLNDQSESTDLTPFYKSNLDTYQEGVVEYKFEKLAAGSHKIKIRAWDIFNNASSGETIFDVLVGQGLTITDLFNYPNPFSESTVFTFHQNQIVPVEVEIKIYSIAGRLLESIKRSGSTDNFIRIDWNGRDRDGDKLANGIYLYKVIVKTQDGRFTSESIGKLSVLR
- a CDS encoding DEAD/DEAH box helicase, with product MKSESFALSKPMVALLEKNGITIATPIQKEIIPAIISGRDVIAQSETGSGKTLSFAIPLIEQLNRRDGLRALILVPTRELCMQIAGEFIKFSAGNHLGVIPVYGGVAINKQISKIKTANIIVATPGRLIDLLDRRALKLDTIKYLVFDEADRMLDMGFIPDIEYIVRQIPGERQTMLFSATISKEIEKLSAAYLHNPKYVRLESVVQPSFLRQTYYRTTADKKLDLLVTLLKNDPHIALVFCNRKHITTKIAKKLSAAGIQARCLHGDLTQPKRDRVTNEFRQKKFTVLVATDVASRGLHIEDISHVYNFDIPRDVDSYTHRIGRTARAGKKGEAISLVATEEDKKFFKQILFNYHGTITLKEPSDISKTKRPKLHEPSPEKLPEKSHEVAPKKKKREGSEWKKKWEHLLGS
- a CDS encoding UvrD-helicase domain-containing protein; translation: MSQYEAVTSVNGPHLVIAGAGTGKTRIIVYRVTYLVNIDLFCYSISEVNFNLIQQP
- a CDS encoding RNA-binding protein, yielding MNIYVGNLSNDATDDDLRKAFEAFGQVSTASIIKDKFSGESRGFAFVEMPEKTQAQAAIEGLNGSTLKNRALKVNEARPRDDNRKGGGGGGRDRRSGGGGGGGRRFR
- a CDS encoding ATP-dependent helicase, yielding MKKYTLKQSVFGDNLRLVTKNFRIDYQRELNISQYEAVTSVNGPHLVIAGAGTGKTRTIVYRVAYLVELGVKPQNILLLTFTRKASQEMLRRAAMLLDSRCESVAGGTFHSFANSILRKYAQLIDYESSFTILDQGDAEDTINLIRTRLRLDTREIRFPRKETLYDIHSKSVNTLTPIHAILAKEYPHYLEIVEEIQSLSSKYEVYKQQHNLMDYDDLLVNLIKLFKKREDIRNLISTKYKYIMVDEYQDTNRIQAEIIRLLAMKPDGTYSNENILVVGDDAQSIYAFRGATIRNILEFPETFLKCKIITLEENYRSTQAILDVANEILNRAKE